From one Pyxidicoccus xibeiensis genomic stretch:
- a CDS encoding dicarboxylate/amino acid:cation symporter, producing MKKLVSVWFRIPFWQRVLGGFVLGALVGWLVGAPAGPWFQPLGTLYVNLIKMIATPLVFFAVINAVAALHGQKSVAVLGGKTFLWFAVTAALAVGVGLGVAAVMKPGVGVGQLQLASDYKPREVPTAIQVLLDVVPTNPFAALAGGKILQVIFFAGLLGFALVKLGEKTARLRELVREASDAMIQVTRFVLELTPLGTFGLIAALVGTYGFERLLPLGRLVIALYLACALHIVFVYGGLLLVHGLNPLRFFRGAAPGMQVAFVSSSSFASLPVSLRSVTHNLGVNKDYASFAVPLGASIKMDGCGAIYPAIASLFIAQYFGLELSASQYFIILLASVLGSFGTAGVPGTAVVMATVVLSSAGLPLEGLGYLLAIDRVLDMMRTLTNVTGQMLVPVLVARQEGLLDEAIYNRAPTNVGLEKDAAGAE from the coding sequence GTGAAGAAGCTCGTCTCCGTCTGGTTCCGCATCCCGTTCTGGCAGCGTGTGCTCGGCGGCTTCGTGCTGGGGGCGCTGGTCGGCTGGCTCGTGGGCGCGCCCGCCGGGCCCTGGTTCCAGCCCCTGGGCACGCTCTACGTCAACCTCATCAAGATGATCGCCACCCCGCTGGTGTTCTTCGCGGTCATCAACGCGGTGGCCGCGCTCCACGGGCAGAAGAGCGTGGCCGTGCTGGGCGGCAAGACGTTCCTCTGGTTCGCCGTCACCGCCGCGCTGGCCGTGGGCGTGGGCCTGGGCGTCGCCGCCGTGATGAAGCCGGGCGTGGGCGTGGGGCAGCTCCAGCTGGCCTCGGACTACAAGCCGCGTGAGGTCCCCACCGCCATCCAGGTCCTGCTGGACGTGGTGCCCACCAACCCCTTCGCCGCGCTGGCGGGCGGGAAGATCCTCCAGGTCATCTTCTTCGCCGGCCTGCTGGGCTTCGCCCTGGTGAAGCTGGGCGAGAAGACGGCCCGCCTGCGCGAGCTGGTCCGCGAGGCCAGCGACGCGATGATTCAAGTCACCCGCTTCGTGCTGGAGCTCACCCCGCTGGGCACCTTCGGCCTCATCGCCGCGCTCGTGGGCACCTACGGCTTCGAGCGCCTGCTGCCCCTGGGCCGCCTGGTCATCGCGCTGTACCTGGCGTGCGCACTGCACATCGTCTTCGTCTACGGCGGCCTGCTGCTGGTGCACGGGCTCAACCCGCTGCGCTTCTTCCGAGGCGCGGCGCCGGGCATGCAGGTGGCCTTCGTCAGCTCGTCCAGCTTCGCGTCGCTGCCGGTGTCCCTGCGCAGCGTCACGCACAACCTCGGCGTCAACAAGGACTACGCGTCCTTCGCGGTGCCCCTGGGTGCCAGCATCAAGATGGATGGCTGCGGCGCCATCTACCCGGCCATCGCCTCGCTCTTCATCGCCCAGTACTTCGGCCTGGAGCTGTCCGCGTCGCAGTACTTCATCATCCTGCTGGCCTCGGTGCTGGGCAGCTTCGGCACCGCGGGCGTGCCCGGCACCGCCGTGGTCATGGCCACCGTGGTGCTCAGCTCCGCCGGCCTTCCGCTGGAGGGGCTGGGCTACCTGCTCGCCATCGACCGGGTGCTCGACATGATGCGCACGCTCACCAACGTC
- a CDS encoding isopenicillin N synthase family dioxygenase: MAETSSLNIPTVDLADLASGDPSRVEQAAAALREAFGVFGLVYLKNHGVDTQALTRYYDAFAAFIAQPEETKRPYGRADIWYQRGWTPPNTEVAVASNGQPDFKECYFVAPYPNDEQSALEFPELYPENVWPASAPPYFQDGIMTLGRSLHEAGQKLLRGAAVALGLPEATFTDLCQRAPHVTRALQYLPLTASQVNTDIVWGEEHTDFNLLTLLPGGRFLDPEGRPAAAPDNKSGLYLRTRATAEDPNGKLVRGTAPAGCIVAQVGQQLEILTGGTFLATPHVITAPGVPGWQRQSAAHFMHVHTSTVLFPLPKFRTPDAVRNYAPPVLAGTYDIKTLVDIGLAPAGALDKLGYRHYDRLNRQRAGA, translated from the coding sequence ATGGCCGAGACCTCTTCGCTCAACATCCCCACTGTCGACCTCGCAGACCTCGCGTCGGGAGACCCGTCCCGTGTCGAGCAGGCCGCGGCGGCGCTCCGCGAGGCGTTTGGTGTCTTCGGCCTCGTGTACCTGAAGAACCATGGCGTCGACACCCAGGCGCTCACCCGGTACTACGACGCGTTCGCCGCGTTCATCGCGCAGCCGGAAGAGACGAAGCGCCCCTACGGCCGGGCGGACATCTGGTACCAGCGGGGCTGGACGCCGCCGAACACCGAGGTCGCCGTCGCGAGCAACGGCCAGCCGGACTTCAAGGAGTGCTACTTCGTCGCGCCGTACCCGAACGACGAGCAGTCCGCCCTGGAGTTCCCGGAGCTGTACCCGGAGAACGTGTGGCCCGCGAGCGCGCCGCCGTACTTCCAGGACGGCATCATGACGCTGGGCCGCTCGCTGCACGAGGCCGGCCAGAAGCTGCTGCGGGGCGCCGCGGTGGCGCTGGGGCTGCCGGAGGCGACCTTCACGGACCTGTGCCAGCGTGCCCCCCACGTCACGCGCGCGTTGCAGTACCTGCCGCTGACGGCCTCGCAGGTGAACACGGACATCGTCTGGGGCGAGGAGCACACGGACTTCAACCTGCTCACGCTGCTGCCCGGAGGCCGCTTTCTGGATCCGGAGGGCCGTCCGGCGGCGGCACCCGACAACAAGAGCGGGCTGTACCTGCGCACGCGCGCGACGGCGGAGGACCCCAACGGGAAGCTGGTGCGGGGCACCGCGCCCGCGGGCTGCATCGTGGCGCAGGTGGGCCAGCAGCTGGAGATCCTCACGGGCGGCACGTTCCTGGCCACGCCCCACGTCATCACCGCGCCCGGGGTGCCGGGGTGGCAGCGCCAGTCCGCCGCGCACTTCATGCACGTGCACACCAGCACAGTGCTCTTCCCGCTGCCGAAGTTCCGCACGCCCGACGCAGTCCGGAACTACGCGCCGCCGGTGCTCGCGGGGACGTACGACATCAAGACGCTGGTGGACATCGGCCTGGCGCCCGCGGGCGCGCTCGACAAGCTGGGCTACCGCCACTACGACCGCCTCAACCGCCAGCGCGCGGGGGCCTGA